Proteins encoded together in one Amblyomma americanum isolate KBUSLIRL-KWMA chromosome 1, ASM5285725v1, whole genome shotgun sequence window:
- the LOC144134585 gene encoding uncharacterized protein LOC144134585 isoform X1 codes for MPCAFQDLVFLLQEHVVLVFKILQLHYDDPHKVRFEDRRRRHLNRRLTATMKRLSGVHVLNHEHRFLDASGEPMLSLFAADRGIDQMSKIIVAALVKIYGPGIASASRARPGEVYVVHRCRRCGAKGHKTDHCWAYCSPRRHAAAGRG; via the exons atgccttgcgcattccaggacctcgttttcctgctgcaggagcacgtcgtgctggtgttcaaaattttgcaactccattacgacgacccacataaggtgcggtttgaggaccgccggcgtcgccatctgaaccgccgtctgacagccacgatgaagcgcttgtcgggcgtgcacgttctcaatcacgag catcgtttcctggatgcttctggcgagccgatgctgtccttgtttgccgcagaccggggcatcgaccagatgtcaaagattatcgtcgcggccctcgtcaagatctacggaccagggatagcgtcggcttcaagggcaagaccaggagaggtgtacgtcgtgcaccggtgtcgtcggtgcggagccaaagggcacaagacggaccactgctgggcctactgctcaccgcgccgccacgccgctgcaggtcgcggttga
- the LOC144134585 gene encoding uncharacterized protein LOC144134585 isoform X2 → MKRLSGVHVLNHEHRFLDASGEPMLSLFAADRGIDQMSKIIVAALVKIYGPGIASASRARPGEVYVVHRCRRCGAKGHKTDHCWAYCSPRRHAAAGRG, encoded by the exons atgaagcgcttgtcgggcgtgcacgttctcaatcacgag catcgtttcctggatgcttctggcgagccgatgctgtccttgtttgccgcagaccggggcatcgaccagatgtcaaagattatcgtcgcggccctcgtcaagatctacggaccagggatagcgtcggcttcaagggcaagaccaggagaggtgtacgtcgtgcaccggtgtcgtcggtgcggagccaaagggcacaagacggaccactgctgggcctactgctcaccgcgccgccacgccgctgcaggtcgcggttga